The following coding sequences are from one Gossypium raimondii isolate GPD5lz chromosome 4, ASM2569854v1, whole genome shotgun sequence window:
- the LOC105778786 gene encoding flavonoid 3-O-glucosyltransferase-like has product MEGYRNASKHIAVLAFPFGTHAVPLLNLIRQLSDACPHTMFSFLSTQQSNNSTFPKNLDKIKPFNVWDGLPVGYSFRGNPHEPVDYFLKAVPGNFMKAIDAVVFETGKPFDCLITDAFYAFGADIADELNIPWVALWTASPRALFVHVDSDIIRHHVGINGPKDKPLHFLPGFSSIRVADLPNGLTSGDIDAPMPALLYKMGVSLSRAAAVATNSYEDLDNTVVNMVKLRFSTFLNVGPFNLVSVSSSTVDDSHGTLDWMSKHEAASVVYISFGSVITPPPHELHALCEALEECEFPYLWSLRGSPEKQLPLGFLERTSSKGKIVPWAPQQKILEHPSVGVFVSHVGWNSVLESINGCVPMICRPFFGDQQLNTRTVEVVWGFGLGLEGGTLTKEGAKKALKLILCSQEGKKMREKIRVQKELACKAVKPNGSSNENFKTLVKLVSNTYHQVNA; this is encoded by the exons ATGGAAGGTTACAGGAATGCTTCTAAACACATAGCAGTGTTGGCTTTCCCCTTCGGCACCCATGCTGTCCCTCTTCTCAACCTCATCCGCCAGCTATCAGACGCCTGCCCCCACACCATGTTTTCCTTCCTTAGCACCCAACAATCCAACAACTCaacttttcccaaaaatctTGATAAAATCAAGCCTTTTAATGTATGGGATGGATTACCTGTGGGGTATAGTTTTAGGGGAAATCCTCACGAGCCTGTCGACTATTTCCTTAAGGCGGTACCTGGAAATTTTATGAAGGCTATAGATGCTGTTGTGTTTGAAACTGGTAAACCATTTGATTGTTTGATAACAGATGCATTTTATGCATTTGGGGCAGATATCGCGGATGAGCTTAACATCCCTTGGGTGGCTCTTTGGACCGCTAGTCCCAGGGCACTCTTCGTTCATGTCGACTCCGATATTATTCGTCACCATGTAGGAATTAACG GTCCTAAAGACAAAccacttcattttcttcccgGTTTTTCTAGCATACGTGTTGCTGACTTACCCAATGGATTAACCTCCGGAGACATTGACGCCCCCATGCCGGCATTGTTGTATAAAATGGGAGTGTCACTGTCACGCGCCGCGGCAGTTGCCACAAATTCATACGAAGACTTGGATAATACAGTGGTGAACATGGTGAAATTAAGATTCAGTACGTTCCTCAACGTTGGTCCCTTCAATCTGGTATCAGTTTCCAGTTCCACAGTGGATGACTCGCATGGGACCTTGGATTGGATGAGCAAGCATGAGGCAGCGTCGGTGGTATACATCAGCTTTGGAAGCGTGATAACCCCACCACCCCATGAGCTACATGCATTATGTGAAGCCCTGGAAGAATGTGAGTTTCCATATCTTTGGTCTTTGAGGGGAAGTCCTGAGAAACAGCTGCCACTAGGATTCCTGGAAAGAACCAGCTCCAAAGGAAAGATAGTTCCATGGGCTCCTCAGCAGAAAATATTGGAACATCCATCAGTTGGGGTTTTTGTAAGTCATGTCGGATGGAATTCAGTCCTGGAAAGTATTAATGGATGTGTGCCAATGATCTGCAGGCCATTTTTTGGAGACCAACAATTGAACACTCGTACAGTGGAGGTTGTATGGGGATTCGGGTTGGGGTTAGAAGGTGGAACATTGACAAAAGAAGGAGCAAAGAAAGCATTGAAGTTGATATTGTGCAGCCAAGAAGggaagaaaatgagagagaaaatTAGAGTTCAAAAAGAGCTGGCTTGCAAGGCTGTTAAACCCAATGGTAGCtctaatgaaaatttcaaaacactGGTGAAACTTGTCTCTAACACTTACCACCAAGTTAATGcttga
- the LOC105779709 gene encoding flavonoid 3-O-glucosyltransferase, translating to MEGYKNASKHIAVLAFPFGTHAAPLLNITRQLSDACPDTMFSFLSTQQSNNSTFSKNHDKIKPFNVWDGLPEGYSFRGNPHEPVDYFLKAVPGSFIKAIDAVVSETGKPVDCLITDAFYAFGADIADELNIPWVAVWMSGPRALFLHLQTDVIRQHVGINNPEDKPLDFPEFSGFRVTDLPNGIASGDIDAPMPALLHKIGVSLSRATAIVANSYEELDNTVVNMLKLRFSMFLNVGPFTLVSISSSTVDDSHGCLDWVSKHEAASVVYISFGSLITPPPHELQALCEALEECEFPFLWSLKGNPEKQLPQGFLERTSSKGKIVPWAPQQQILEHPSVGVFVSHGGWNSVLESINGGVPMICRPFFGDQQLNTRTVEVVWGFALGLEGGTLTKGGAKKALKLILCSQEGKKMREKIRVQKELVCKAVKPNGSSIEDFKTLVKLLQHLPPS from the exons ATGGAAGGCTACAAGAATGCTTCTAAACACATAGCAGTGTTGGCTTTCCCTTTCGGCACCCATGCGGCCCCTCTTCTCAACATTACCCGTCAACTATCAGACGCTTGCCCCGACACCATGTTTTCCTTCCTTAGCACCCAACAATCAAACAACTCAACTTTTAGCAAAAACCATGATAAAATTAAGCCTTTTAATGTATGGGATGGATTACCTGAGGGGTATAGCTTTAGAGGGAATCCTCATGAGCCCGTCGATTATTTCCTTAAGGCAGTTCCTGGGAGTTTTATAAAGGCTATAGATGCTGTTGTGTCTGAAACTGGTAAACCAGTTGATTGTTTGATAACAGATGCATTTTATGCATTTGGGGCTGATATCGCGGACGAGCTGAATATTCCTTGGGTGGCGGTTTGGATGTCTGGCCCTAGGGCACTCTTCCTTCATCTCCAGACCGATGTTATTCGCCAGCATGTAGGAATTAACA ATCCGGAAGACAAACCACTTGATTTTCCTGAATTTTCTGGCTTTCGTGTTACTGACTTACCTAATGGAATAGCCTCTGGAGACATTGATGCCCCCATGCCAGCATTGTTGCATAAAATCGGAGTGTCACTGTCACGCGCCACGGCAATTGTCGCAAATTCATACGAAGAGTTAGATAATACAGTGGTGAACATGCTGAAATTAAGATTCAGTATGTTCCTCAACGTTGGTCCCTTCACTTTGGTATCAATTTCTAGTTCCACAGTGGATGACTCGCATGGGTGCTTGGATTGGGTAAGCAAGCATGAGGCAGCATCGGTGGTATACATCAGCTTTGGAAGCTTGATAACCCCACCACCCCATGAGCTACAAGCATTATGTGAAGCCCTGGAGGAATGTGAGTTTCCATTTCTTTGGTCTTTGAAGGGAAATCCTGAGAAACAACTGCCACAAGGATTCCTGGAAAGAACTAGCTCCAAAGGAAAGATAGTTCCATGGGCTCCTCAGCAACAAATATTGGAACATCCATCAGTTGGGGTTTTTGTAAGTCATGGCGGATGGAATTCAGTCCTGGAAAGTATTAATGGAGGTGTGCCTATGATCTGCAGGCCATTTTTTGGAGACCAACAATTGAACACTCGTACTGTGGAGGTTGTATGGGGATTTGCGTTGGGCTTAGAAGGTGGAACATTGACAAAAGGAGGAGCAAAGAAAGCATTGAAGTTGATATTGTGCAGCCAAGAAGggaagaaaatgagagagaaaatTAGAGTTCAAAAAGAGCTGGTTTGCAAGGCTGTTAAACCCAATGGTAGTTCTATTGAAGATTTCAAAACACTGGTGAAACTTCTCCAACACTTACCACCAAGTTGA
- the LOC105779997 gene encoding pathogenesis-related protein PR-1, with translation MENSQMRVCNGAIIVFVLLFSTPEANYLSLVNQFMAPQNAARAANRMPPLVWDERLAHYAQWYANQRREDCALRHSNGPYGENIFWGGGDGWMPADAVAAWVSESKWYNYWSNSCAGGQECGHYTQIVWSSTKRVGCARVVCDGGKGVFMTCNYDPPGNFIGERPY, from the coding sequence ATGGAAAATTCTCAAATGAGAGTCTGCAATGGCGCCATCATTGTTTTCGTATTGTTATTCTCAACCCCTGAGGCCAATTACCTCAGCCTGGTTAACCAGTTCATGGCTCCTCAAAATGCTGCTCGTGCCGCCAATAGAATGCCACCATTGGTGTGGGATGAAAGGCTCGCACATTATGCTCAATGGTATGCTAACCAAAGGCGTGAAGATTGTGCTTTGAGGCACTCCAATGGACCTTACGGAGAAAACATATTTTGGGGTGGTGGTGATGGCTGGATGCCTGCCGACGCGGTTGCTGCTTGGGTGTCCGAGAGTAAATGGTACAATTACTGGTCTAATTCCTGTGCCGGAGGGCAGGAATGTGGGCATTATACGCAGATAGTGTGGAGCAGTACCAAAAGAGTTGGGTGTGCCAGGGTGGTTTGTGATGGAGGAAAGGGTGTTTTCATGACTTGCAACTATGATCCTCCTGGGAATTTCATCGGAGAAAGACCTTATTGA